The following are encoded together in the Brassica napus cultivar Da-Ae chromosome A9, Da-Ae, whole genome shotgun sequence genome:
- the BNAA09G30900D gene encoding uncharacterized protein BNAA09G30900D, which translates to SHFVWVLYFIYFISSSSNSSSYMASTSSSDQSLSINSHLTSPLLTSSMLSRTSSSSSAVGDYIGTESCFDVLSADEENDVVSPQEPLNRFRYGGRRREEREARAAAAREFPPSIPLLAQTENLLPHMPWVLKRVVTSDGRLILREEKVRHHEYFRAHRSNGRLTLHLVPLDDDVFELPQEPSHYPPDDVEEHDHDDDDHECNGDDVDDHHEVRDGLADNVDKSVIITVRDDEDGVVRNYDDGKDNVHGGSEEEYRRATLAAVVEETAVESGGMVGGGGGSPRGKCLKSCFVGIRPQEIRPVLS; encoded by the coding sequence AGTCATTTTGTTTgggttttgtattttatttattttatttcttcctCCTCCAACTCATCCTCATACATGGCTTCCACTTCTTCATCTGATCAGTCTCTTTCCATCAATTCCCATCTAACCTCACCTTTATTGACGTCATCCATGCTTTCACGCacgtcatcttcttcctccGCCGTCGGAGACTATATAGGGACAGAGAGCTGCTTTGACGTCCTCTCCGCCGATGAAGAAAACGACGTTGTCTCCCCGCAGGAGCCTTTGAACCGGTTTCGTTATGGAGGAAGGAGGAGAGAGGAAAGAGAAGCCAGAgcggcggcggcgcgtgagTTTCCTCCGTCGATACCGTTGCTTGCTCAGACGGAGAATCTTCTCCCGCACATGCCGTGGGTTCTGAAGCGTGTGGTGACGAGCGACGGGAGGCTTATCCTTAGAGAAGAGAAGGTTCGTCATCACGAGTATTTCCGTGCGCATAGATCCAATGGCCGTCTCACTCTCCACCTTGTTCCTCTTGACGACGACGTTTTCGAACTTCCTCAAGAGCCCTCTCATTACCCACCTGATGATGTTGAAGAGCatgatcatgatgatgatgatcacgAGTGTAATGGTGATGATGTTGATGATCATCACGAGGTGAGAGATGGTCTGGCGGATAATGTTGACAAGAGTGTTATTATTACTGTCCGTGATGATGAGGATGGTGTTGTCCGCAATTACGATGATGGTAAGGACAATGTGCATGGTGGTAGTGAAGAAGAATATAGGAGAGCGACATTAGCggcggtggtggaggagacgGCGGTGGAGAGCGGAGGGATGGTTGGAGGAGGTGGAGGATCGCCAAGAGGAAAGTGTTTGAAGTCATGTTTTGTTGGTATAAGACCTCAAGAGATCAGACCAGTCCTCAGTTGA